In Deinococcus sp. JMULE3, the genomic window GGCAGTACGCGACGGTGGGGGCGCGCCCGCCCGCCGGGCCGCCGCCGGGTGGGTCGGGCCGGTACATGGGGTGACCCAGCCAGCGGGCCTCCTGATGGATGACCTGCGCGTGCCCGCTGCGCAGGTCGATGACGATCAGGCGGCAGCGGGGGTTCCGGAAGAAGGTATCGCGGAAGCCTGCCCAGGTGTCGAGCGGCAGCAGGTCCCCCTCGGCGACCTCGATGCCGACCATGTGCGTGCCCGCGCTGTTCGCCACCCAGGTGCCGTAGCCGCGCTGGCCGTCCGGGACGGTGTACACGACGTCCTCGCGCAGGGAGTCCAGGTGCACGCGGCGCAGTTCGCGCCCGCCCTTGACGTAGTACGCGGCGCGGTCGTCGGGGCTCAGGAACGCGCCGAAGGTGTTGTCGCCGCTGCCCTCGGTCAGCTGCCGGGCCTCCCCGCTGCTCAGGTCCAGCAGGTAGAGGTTCCAGTCGCCGTCGAACAGGCCGCCGAACAGCAGCCGGTCGCCCGACTGCGTGAAGCAGCGCTGGTAGAAGTACGTGCGGTGGCAGGTGACGTCGGGCGGCGTGAGGCGCGTGACGGCCGCGCCGGTGTCCGGGTCGGTGAAGGTGTGGGGCGTCAGGAAGCGGAGCTGGCCTTTGGGCACGGGAAGCCTCGGGTGCAGGAGTGGGGGGGTGGGGTCAGGGGCCGACGAGGTCCTCGCGGACCGGGGTGAACATGTCGAGCAGTTCCCCGGCGCTGACGGCGAGCGCCTCGTGCGGCACGCCGCCGGGAATGCTGAGGCTGTCCCCGGCGCGCAGGGTGTGGCGGGTGTCGCCCAGCACGAACTCGAAGGTGCCGGACAGGACCAGGGTCAGTTGCTCGTGCGGGTGCTCGTGGCGGTACCCGCGCGCGCCGCGCTCGAAGCGGACCTGCATGGCCATGAGTTGCTGCCCGCGCGCGACGAGTTTGCGGGTCACGCCGGGTTCGGCGGGGGACCAGTCGGCGCCCAGGGTCAGGGCGGGCGGGGTGGGGGCGGTATCGGTCATGCAGTCTCCGGGTGGCGGGGCGTGAGAGGAAGGGGGGGCGGCAGGGCGCCCCGGTGGCGGATGACGTGCGCGGCACTGGCGTGCGCCGTGCGGGCGGCCTGTTCTGGCGGCTGGGCGCGGGTCAGGGCGTGCAGGAACGCGCCGTTCCAGGCGTCCCCGGCACCCGTGGTATCCAGCACGTCCGCGACGGGCGGGGCGGGCACATGCAGGGGCTCGCCGCCGGGCTCGCACAGCCACGCGCCGTGCGGGCCGTCCTTGAGAGCCACGGTCACGCCCAGCGCCGCAAAAGCCCTTGCGGTGCCGGGCGCATCCGATGGGATGTGCTCCAGCAGTGCGGCGTCCGCCGGGAAGCTCGGCAGCAGCAGGTCCACGCAGGGCAGCACCTCGTGCAGGGCGGCGCGGGCCGCGTCCAGGCCCCCACGCGCGGCCCACAGGCGCGGTCGGTGGTTCGGGTCGAACGCGACGCGCGTGCCGCACTGGCGGGCAAGCTGCGCGGCGTGCCGGGTGGCAGCCTGCGCCGAACCGCTGATCGCCTGCGTGATCCCCGACAGCAGCAGCGTCCCGCTGGCGGCGACGTACGTGGCGTCCACGTCCGCCGGGCTCAGCTGAGTAGCGGCGCTGTCCGCGCGGCGGTACGTGAACTCGCGCTCGCCGTCCGCGTGCAGTGAGATGAAGTACACGCCGTTCTCGCCGTCCACCAGCGGCGCGTGCGTCACGTCGATCCCCTCGGCCTGCCACGCGCGCCGCAGTCCGTGGCCGAACGGGTCGTTCCCGACGCGGCTGATGAACCCACAGCGGCTCCCGAGCCGGGCGGCACTCACCAGCGCGTTGAGGGTGTCCCCGCCGCAGGCGCGGGTCAGGTGCGGGGCGTCCCCAAGCGGGCCGTCGGCGCGCAGTTCGACCATGCACTCCCCGAGTGCGATCAGGTCCAGGGACCGTTCCGGGTGGGTCGCAGTGTCCGTCGCAGCACCAATCACAGCGGCAGCCCTGCCTCGCGCAGGGCGGCGCGGGTGGCGGCCTCCACGGCGTCCCAGTTGCCGTCCTGCACGGCCCGGGCGGGGAACAGGTGCCCGCCCAGACCCACGGCGAGCGCCCCGGCGTCGCGGTAGGCGGGCACCTCGTGCGGGCGCACGCCCCCCGTCGCCATGACCTGCAGGTCCGGCAGCGGGCCGCGCAGGTCGCGGATGAAGCCGGGACCGCCCGCGCTGGCCGCCGGGAACACCTTCAGCACCCGTGCGCCCAGTTGCCCGGCCCGCACGGCCTCGCTGGGCGTCAGCACGCCCGGCAGGTACGGCACGCCCAGGGTCTGCGCCTCCCGCAACAGGTCGTCGTCCAGATGGGGACTGACGAGGAACGCCGCTCCGGCGTCAACAGCCTCGCGGCCCTGCGCGGCGGTCAGGACCGTGCCGACGCCGACGGTCACGCCGCTCAGCTCGGCCCGCAGGGTGCGCAGGGCGTCGGTGACGCCGGGCGTCGTGAAGGTCAGTTCCAGCACGCGCAGGCCGCCGCGCGCGGCGGCGCGGGCCGCGTGCACCGCGGCCTCCGCATCTGGGGCGCGCAGCACGCCCACCACGCCCGCCGCGCGCAGCGTCTCCGTCAGCGTGTCGGGCTGCGCGGGCCGTGTCGCGTCAGCGGGCAAGCCAGCCTCCGTCCACGACCAGCACGTGCCCGTTCACGTAGTCGCTGGCGGGCGACGCGAGGAACACGGCGGGCTGCGCAAGGTCCTCGGGGCGGCCCCAGCGTCCGGCGGGAATGCGGTCCAGGATGGCGCGGCTGCGGTCCGGGTCGGCGCGCAGCGCGGCCGTATTGTCGGTCGCGATGTAGCCGGGTGCGAGGGCGTTCACGTTCACGCCGCCCGAGGCCCACTCGTTCGCGAGGGCCTTCGTGAGGCCCGCCACGGCGTGCTTGCTCGCGGCGTACGCGGGGACGCGGATGCCGCCCTGGAAGGCCAGCAGTGAGGCGACGTTGATGATCTTCCCGTGCCCGCGTTCCAGCATGCGGGCCCCGGCGGCGCGGCACAGGCGCCACACGGCGGTCTGGTTCAGGGCGATCACGTCGTCCCAGTCGGTGTCGCTGAAGGTGCGGGCGTCGTCGCGGCGGATGATCCCGGCGTTGTTCACCAGGATGTCCACCGGCCCGAGTTGCGTTTCCACGCGGTCCAGCAGGGTGTTCAGGTCGCTGCTGCTCTGGGTGCTGAGGTCGGCCTGAAACGCGGCGAAGCGTCGCCCGGCGGCCTGGACCTGCGTGCCGGTCGTGCCGTCGTGGTGGGTGTGGGTGTTGATGGCGACGTCCGCTCCGGCCTGCGCGAGCGCCACGGCCAGCGCCTGCCCGATGCCCACGCCGCCGCCCGTCACCAGCGCCACGCGGCCACTCAGGTCGAAGGGGTTGGTGCTCATAGGCACCGTGCTCACAGCATCCCCACGGTCTTCTGCACCCAGCCGACGTCCGGGTCGAGTTTCACGCCCTGCGTGCGGCCGTCCCCGGCGAGGAACCACAGGTAGTACCCGGCGTAGCCGGGGGCGCTGACGTACGTGTGGTACCCGTGCGGGATGGCCAGCAGCGTGTCGTCACGGACGGTGTGTGTATCGTCGTACCCGCGTTCCGGGGAGTAGTGGCGGGTCAGGCCCCACCCTTCGGGGCTGGACACGCGGAAGTAGTACATCTCCTCGTGGAACTTCTCGCTGCCCGCGTTCTCCTCGTGGCGGTGGGGGGGGTAGGTGCTCCAGTGGCCGCTGGGCGTGAGGGTCTCCCCGACGATCAGGCGACTGGCGGGCAGGCCGTTCGGGGCGACGAGAATCTCGCGGAACTGCCGGGCGTAGTTGAGGGTGCCCCACTGGCCGGTGTTGACCTGGTCGGGGCGGATCTCGTAGGGGGCGGTGTCGAGGTCGCTGGGCGCGGACGGCAGGGCGCCCTGGAAGTCGGTGTGGGCGGTGACGGTCCAGGTGTGCCCGCGTGGGATGTAGACGCTGTGCGGGAGGCCGGTGAAGACGCTGGCGCGCCCCCCGACCGAGTCGAAGGTGTGGTCGCCGACCTGCACGTGGGCGCGGCCGCTCAGGGCGACGAGGAGGTGCTCGCGGTCGCCGGATTCGCCGCTGACGCTCTGCCCGGCGGTCAGGTTGAGCTTAGCGAAGTCCAGCAGCGTGCAGGAGTCGTCCTGCAGGGGCTGCAGGCCAGGGGCCGACGGGATGGTGTGGAAGTGCGGGCTGGTGGCGCTCACTTGACGAACCCCCCGGCTTTCAGGGCCGCGTAGGCGTTCTTCTCGTACCCGGCGAAGTTCAGGCCGTTCAGGCCGTCCGTGAAGGCCTTCCAGCTGTCGTCGTTCAGGGGCCGCTGTCCGAGGACGAACTGCACGAGCGATTCGGAAATGTAGCGGTCGATGTCGGCCTGGTTGGGCGCGGCGGGCACGACGAGGTCGCCGCTGCGGTCGATCCAGTTGTTCGTGCGGCGCGTGTCCATCAGCAGGTTGTAGACGTTCACGGAGCGGCCGTCCCCGAACTTCAGGGTGCCGTAGCGGCCCTTGAGTTCCGCCGCCTGCCCGTTCAGCGCCAGGAAGCGCAGCTGCGTGTTCGTCAGGCGGCCGTTCACGTTGGTGGTCGTGACGGTCGGAATCCCACCGACCAGGGTGTAGTCCGCGCCTTTCTTCCCGAAGGCCAGCTGGTAGTACCCCTCGCCGCTGTTCGCCCATTCCAGGAATTTCGCGATGGCGGGGCCTTTCCCGGCGTCCATGGCTTTCTTCGACACGACCAGCAGCGTCCCGGCGTTCGCGAAGGTGCCCATGGAGCGGCTCCCGGCCGGGCCTTTCGGGACGGGCACGAAGCGCAGGTCACCCTTGGGGTTGTTCGCCTCGAAGTTCTTGAACCCGGCGATCAGACCGCCGACACTCTCGAAGAACAGGCCGCACTTGCCCTGCTGCCAGCGGTTGCGCAGGTCGCTGCGTTTCATGGTGGCCCAGTCGGGGTCCATCACCTTGGCGTCCACGAGTCTGCGGACGTACTCGGTGGCCTTGCGGTAGTTGGGGTTGCGGACGTTCGCGGCGAACGCGGCGCCCGCGCGGTAGTTCCAGGTGCCGGGCACGCCGTACGCGCCGTACACCCACTGGAAGTGATTGCCCAGGCCCAGGCCGGGCAGGATGCCCGCGGTGTCGAAGTCGATCACGCCGCAGTAGCCGAAGGTGTCCTTGCGGCCGTTGCCGTCCGGGTCGCGTTCGGTGAAGGCGCGGGCGACGTTCAGGAACTCGTCGAGGGTGGTGGGGGCTTTCAGGTTCAGTTTCTCCAGCCAGTCCTGCCGGATCATGATCCCGTACTGGCGGCTGAGCGTGGCGGGTTCCTGCAGGCCGTACATCTGCCCGTTCTCGTTCACCAGGCCGTTGCGCATGGCGTTCCCGTAGCGGGCTTTGGTGCGCTGCGGCATCTGGGCCAGCAGGCTGGACACGGGCGCGACCTGTCCCTGGCGGATCAGCTGGTAGAAGAGGTTGCGGTTGCGGATCTCGAACAGGTCCGGCAGGTCGTTCGCGGCGGCCAGCGATCCGAGTTTGTTGTCGCCGTCCGCGCCGGTGGGGAGCATGGTGAACTTGAGGTTCACGCCGGTGCGGGCGCGGATGACCTCGCCGGTGTCCCACCCGGCGGTGGGGGCGGGCGCCTCGGGGTTCGCGGCGTACAGCGCCACCGACAGGTCGGTCGCTTTCTGCGCGTGCGCGCCGAGCAGGGCGCTGAGCGTCACGAGGGCCAGGGTGCGGGCGGTGGTGCGGGGGTGCGTCATGGTGGAACCTCCGGTGTGGGGGTGGACGGTCTGGGTGGGTGGGCGATGCAGGTCTGGGCTGCGGGGGTGCTCAGCCCTTCACGCCGCCGGACAGCGTGCCGGACGTGAAGTACCGCTGAATCCACGGGTACACGAGCAGCATGGGAATGGTGGTCAGGACGACGGCCGCCATCTTCAGGGCGTCAGGTGGGGCGGTGGTGGTCGCGGCGGACTCGACGTACTCGGCGGAGTTCAGGCCGGTCAGGATGTCGCGCAGCACCACCGGGAGCGGCATCATCCGCGCGTCGGACAGGTACAGCACGGGTTCGAAGAAGGAGTTCCACTGCGTGACGGCGTAGAACAGCCCGATGGTCAGCAGGATCGGTTTGGACAGCGGCAGCACGATGTGCCACAGGACCTGCAGGTCGGTCGCGCCGTCAATCTTCGCAGCTTCCTCCAGGCTCTCGGGGAGGTTCTGGAAGAAGTTCTTCATGACGAGCAGGTTGTACACGCTGACCGCGCCGTGCAGCAGCAGCGCCCAGTACGTGTTCAGGAGGTGCAGGTCGCGGATCACGAGGTACAGCGGGATCAGCCCGGCGTTGAACAGGAACGTGAACAGGATCACGCCGGTCAGGAACTTGCGGCCCGGCAGGTCGGGGCGGGACAGCGGGTACGCGGTGCAGACGGTCAGGATCATGCTGATCAGCACGCCGCTGAGGGTCAGGAAGACGCTGTTGCCCAGCGCGCGGATCAGCGCGGGTTGTTTCAGGAGTTCCGCGTAGGCCGCCAGGGACGCGGCGGTCGGCAGCAGGCTCGGCGTGCGGCCCAGCGGGGTGATGCTCACCGCCAGCACGTAGATCAGGGGGATCAGGGTGATGAGCAGCACGGCGATCAGGAAGGCGTTCACGCTCCGGTCGAAGGTGCGGTCGTGGCGGGTTCGGGTCATGCGGGTCTCCTCCGGTCAGGTGCAGTGCAGTTGCGGTGCAGGCGCGGTTCAGGTGGGGTGCGGGCGCGGCGCAGGTTTAGTACAGGCCCTGACCGGCGAAGCGGCGGGCGACGCGGTTGGCGACGACGATCATCAGCAGGCCGATCAGTCCCTTGAACAGGCCCACGGCGGTCGCCAGGGAGAACTGGAAGTTCTGGATGCCCTGGCGGTACACCCAGGTGTCGATCACGTCCGCGACCGAGTACACCGGCAGCGAGTACAGGACGTAGATCTGGTAGAACCCGGCGTCCAGGATGTGCCCCAGGCGCAGCAGGGTCACGAGGACGATCACGTCGAGCATGCCGGGCAGCGAGATGTGCCGGATGCGCTGCCAGCGGGTGGCGCCGTCCACCTCGGCCGCCTCGTACAGCGAGGGGCTGATGCCGATCAGCGCGGCGAGGAACAGGATCGCGCTCCAGCCGGTCTCCTTCCAGATGTCGCTGAAGATCACGACCGCGCGGAACGCGCCGGGATCGGTCAGGAACGACACGGGGTCGCCACCGGCCGCGACGAGGGCCTTGTTGACCAGGCCGCTGCCGGGCGAGAGCATGGCGAGCAGGATGCCGAACACGATCACCCACGACAGGAAGTGCGGGAGGTACGTGACGGTCTGGGTGACGCGCGCCAGGCCCTTGCGGCTGCTCTCGTGGATGGCGAGCGCCAGGATGATGGCCGGGGGCAGCCCGATCAGCAGTTTCGCGAAGCTGATCACCAGGGTGTTGGTCATGAGCTGCGTGAAGTAGTACGACTGGAAGAACTGCGTGAAGTTGCTCAGGCCCACCCAGGGGCTGTGCAGGACGCCCTGTACCGGCTGGAAGTCCTTGAAGGCGATCTGCGCGTTCCACAGCGGCCAGTAGCGGAACAGCGCGAACCACAGCAGGCCCGGCAGCAGCATCAGGTACAGGCCCCGGTGGCGCCACAGGCGGGCCAGCAGGCGCTGGCGGGGGCCGCGCTGGGCGGCGGTCGGACTGGAGCGGAGCACGTCGGTCATGGGGCCTCCTGCGGGCATGGGTCACCGTCGCCGGGGCGCGGTGGGCTCCGGCGGGGGCGGTCTGGGTTCAGGCGGGCGAGTTCGGGCTGGGGCGGGTGGGCGTCAGGAACTTCGGGGCGGGGCGGTCGTCTCCCGGACGACCAGTTCGCTGGGGTAGTCGAGCACCGTGCCGCGCACCGCTTCGCCCGCCAGTGCGCCGGCGAGCAGGCGCAGGGCGCTGTCGCTCATGTCGTGGATGGGGTGGCGGACGGTGGTCAGGGCCGGGTGGCTCTGGCTGGCGGCGGCGATGTCGTCGAAGCCCACCACGCTGATGTCGGCCGGGACGCGCAGGCCGCGGTCCTTGACGGCGTCCATCGCGCCGAAGGCGGTCGCGTCGCTCGCGGCGAAGATCGCGGTGGGGGGACTGGGCAGGTCCAGCAGTTCGCGGGCCGCCTCGAAGCCGCGCCGCTGCGTGAAGTTCCCGGGGCGGATCAGGTCCGGGTCGAGCAGGCCGCGTTCCTCCATGGCGTCGCGGTAGGCGCGCAGTCGTTCGTGGGCCTGACTGGACTCGGCGGCGCCCGCGATGAAGCCCACGCGGCGGTGCCCGAGGTCGAGCAGGTGCGTGGTGGCGGCGCGCGCGCCGTGGTACGAGTCGGCGCGGACGTTCGGGAGGTCGGTGGGAATCCCGAAGTGGCTGATGAGCACGATGGGGGTGCGGCTGCGTTCCAGCGCCGCGAGGTGCGTGGGATCGTCGGTCGGGACGACCAGGATCAGGCCGTCGGCCAGTCCGCCGCTGAGGGCCGCGACACGTTCGCGTTCACGGACGGGGTCGCGGCTGGTGGTGAAGACGCCCAGGTCGAGTCCGGCGCTGCTGGCGGCCTCGGCGGCGGCGCGGGCGACCTCGGCGAAGTACGGGCTGACGAGTTCCGGGATGACCATCCCGACGAGGTTGGTGCGGGCGCCGCGCAGCCGCCGGGCGGCGGGGTTGGCGACGTAGCCGAGGTCCTGGGCGGCGCGCAGGACGCGGGCGCGGGTTTCCTCGCTGATGCGGCCGGTGTTGTTCAGGGTCTTGGACACCGTGACGGTGGACACGCCGGCGAGGCGCGCCACGTCGGCGATGGTGACGGGTGCGGACATGGGGGCTCCTGGGGCGGGACGCGGCTGTCCCGCCGATGAGTGGGTTAACGATTACCCTGACAGTACACCTCCCGCCTGGCCCCGTCAATCCACCCGGCCCCCGCTGGTCCGGCCGCGAAGCGCCCCACCCGCTGCCGGGGTACCCTGAAGCGGTGCTGGGAATAGAAGAGCGGTGGAGTGGCGGCATCGACGCGCTGGTCAGCGAAGCGAACCGGCTGCTGGCACAGCTGCTGCCCGGGGACCGCGCCGCCCGCCTGAAAGACGAGATGAACCCACGGCTGGTACGGCACTACACGACCGTCGGCCTGCTGCCCGCCCCCACCCGCGAGGGCCGTGAGGCCCGCTACGGCCGCGCGCACCTGCTGGGCCTGCTCGCCCTGCGGCGCCTGATGGCCGACGGTCTGAGCGGCAAGGCGCTCGTCGGCGCCCTGCTTGGCCGCAGCGAGGAAGAACTCGCCGACCTCGCGCTCACCGGCGTGACCGGCGAGAACCCCTCCGCCCCGCCCGAGCGATCCGATGCATCCCTGACGGATAGCCCCGGGCTCCTGCTGCTGGGCAACATGAAGTTGCCGACCAACCCGGCCGTCGCGTACCTGGACGGCCTGCGTCGCCCCGCCGAGCGGCTGGCGCGCGCCGTGCCGGAGACGCCCAGCCGGGTCCTCCCCAGCCCGGCCCTGCCCAGTCCGGCACCCTCCCGGTGGGGTATGAGGGGCATCCTGCCACGCGCGTCCGATCACGCCTCAACGCGGCCGGGACAGGTGTGGCGCCGCGTGGAAGTCGCGCCGGGCCTGGAGGTGCAGGTGTCCGCCGACTTCCGCGCGCCCCACAGCGAGGCCCGCTGGGCGGACCTGCTGCGCCGGGTGCGTGACGTGCTGGAGGACTCGGGCACCTGATCCAGGGGACGAGCGGGACGGGGGAGGGGGTTCGGTGCGATTGAGGCGTCGGTCGTAGGTGACCAGGGTCTCGTCGATGTTCTCGACCGCGCTGCCCGAGGCCATGTCGGAGGTGGCGCCGGGGTCGAGGGTCGCACCGATCCGGGTGGTGTACACCAGGGTGTCCTGTGGTGTGGCGGCCAGGCTGGTGGTCGCGCCCAGGGCAGCGCGAGCCGCACGTACCGCGTGAGGCGCGTGGCGCGGCGCACCGTGCGGGGGGGGTCGGTGGCGTGCCGGGTTGGTCAGGGTGTCCTCCCGTGGCAGGGGCTGGCCTGCGGGGCGTTCTCTCAGGTCGGCCGTAACCGCCGCGTGAACATCATTCGGTGTGGCCCGCTGTGCCGCGTCAGTGGTTGTCGTGGGTGCGTGTGAGGCTGGGGGTGTTCCGGGCTGGCATCTCGCCGCGCTCGTTCCTCGATCCATGCTGACACTCTGAATTGTTGACAACTGAAGTTGTTGATGTAGAGTGAAGCGTCCACCCACCACTACCCCCCACGCGTCCCACCACGAGGTCACCCATGCACATCGAACTGCGCCCCCTGATCCCCACCCTCACCGCCGGACAGGACACCGAACTCGTCATCCACGCCCGCCTCACGCCCCCCACCCAGGCGGCCCGCACCCAGACGCCCCCACGCCTCAACCTCGCCTTGGTCCTCGACCGCAGCGGCAGCATGAGCGGCCAGCCCCTCCACATGGCCCGCCTCGCCGCGCAGACCGCCGTGCGCCAGCTGCGCCCCACCGACCATGTCAGCCTCGTCACCTTCGACGACACCGTCACCACCGTCATCCCCCCGCAGCCCGCCACCGACCCGGACGCCCTGAGCGCCCTGATCGACACCGTCACCTGCGGCGGCATGACCGCCCTGCACGCCGGCTGGCTCGAAGGGGCCACCCTCTGCGCCCAGCACCTCGACCCGGCTGCCCTCAACCGCGTGCTGCTCCTGAGCGACGGCGGCGCCAACGTCGGGGAAACCAACCCCAGCGTCATCTCCAACCACGTCCGCGGCCTCACCGCCCTGGGCGTCAGCACCAGCACCATCGGCCTGGGCGAACACTACGACGATCACCTCATGCAGGCCGTCGCCGACGCCGGCGACGGCAACTTCGAACACATCGAGAACCCGGCCGACCTGCCCCGCTACTTCGAGCAAGAACTCCAGGGCCTCAGCCGCACGAGCGGCCACACCGTCTCCCTGGGCATCGAACCCAACCCCGCCCTCGGCAGCCGCCGCCACGAACTCCTGAACGACCTGCCCCGCACCGACACCGGCCGCGCCAAACTCCCCAACCTCATCCAGGACCGCCCCACCGACCTGATCTTCACCGTGCACGTCCCCGCCCAGCCCGAGGCGAGCGACGTCGGCATCACCCGCATCCGCCTCGCCTGGACCGACCGCAGCGGGCAACGGCACGTCCAGCGCGCCCAGCTGAACCTCCCTGTCCAGCCCGCCGGGTCCCCCGAACCCGCCGAGAACCCCGACGTGCGCCTCCTGACCGAACGCCTGCGCGCCGCCCGCGCCCGCGAGGAAGCCGTCGCGCACGCCGCCGCCGGGGCACCCGAGATATCCCGCGAACGCCTCAGCCGCGAGGTCCGCCGCCTGCATGCCCTCGGCATTCAGGGCCTGCACGGCGAGATCGGCGCCCTGACCTCCCTCGACCAGGACTTCGCGCAGAACGTCCAGCTCGCGCAGAAACGCGCCCGCAGCCAGTCCTACAACACCCGCCGCAGCAAGTGACAGCAGCATTCAGGAGGATGGAAGGGCGTGGGTCGTTGGCCCTTCCATCCTCCTGGAAACCGGTGCGAGACAGAGGAATGCGGGTTCCGGACGTGGAGCCGGCGATCCGGTGAAGTTCCGGATTGTTGGCGAAACAAACGGAATCCGTGTCAGGCGTTCTCGGCGCGGCGCCGCGCCTCCGTCCGGACAGTGGCATCGAGAGGATGGCCCGCCGCACCCAAGAGTCGCGGGGTGCCCGAACCCGACTGGGCGGCGCGTCGACACCAGTGGCTCCGCATGGACGCGCCACGGGGGGCAGCCGCGCGTGCATGACGTCGTCTGCACCTGAATCATGAGAGGATGAGCCTTCACGATGTGAGGCGTGAGAATTGATCAAAGTAGGCGGTCACTCAAAGATTCACTGGGGGAAACAATAACTGTATCGCCGGGCACGACCAAGAGAAGCGCGCAAATTCTAATCTGATGTCCGGTTCGAATCAAAACGGTTCGAGCAAATACTGTGATGCACCGGAGGATGAATATGAAGCGTACGCTGATCATGACGGCCCTGATGTGTTCGACGACCGTGTTCGCAGGCGGGGGCAGCATGGTGCCCGGTGGCCGCACGATCGCCGCGATCGTCGCGAACGACCCCAACTTCAGCACGCTGCTCAGCGCCGTGCAGGCCGCCGGACTGGTCGACACGCTGAACGGCGCCGGGCCGTACACGGTGTTCGCTCCGACCAACGCCGCCTTCGCCAAGATTCCCCAGGCGGACCTGCAGGCCCTGCTGAACGACCGCGAGAAACTGCGCGCCGTGCTGCTCTACCACGTCGTACCGGGTCGCGTCACCAGCGCCCAGGTGACCAAGCTCAGCAGCGCCACGACCGCTGAGGGGAGCGCCGTGTCCATCTCCACGTCGAACGGCGTGCGGATCAACGACGCCCGGGTCACCCGCACGGACATCGGCGCCAGCAACGGCGTGATTCACGTGATCGACACCGTCCTGATGCCCCAGTGACGTCCCCCCGGTCAGCGACCCGCCCCTGAGGCCGCCCTGCCCCGTCCCTCCCGGAACCCGGCGAGGTCGGGGCAGTTCCCTGGAGTGATCATGAACTGCCGAATCTGGGCCCTGCTGCCCCTCCTCGCCGTGTCCAGCGCAGGCGCCCTGACCGTCCAGGTCCGCTGGAGCGTGCCCGAACCGCGCCTCGTTCAGGGGCAGGTGCAGCGCGTCACCGACCATCACGCCCGCACCGTCACCCTCCCGGACGACCTGCCCGGCCGACCCGCCGCCGCGCGCACCGCTGAACTGCGCCGCGCCGGCGCCGAGCTCGCGCGCGCCGTGAACCGCGCGCCGCAGGACATCCGGTTCCGCCTCGAATCCGGCCGCTGGGTGGGCGCCGCCCGCACCGGCTGGACCGTCACTCCCGCCGCCGCCCAGGCCGCCCTGACCGCCGCACTGACCTCCGGGGGCCGGGCGGCCCTGCCCGTGCAGCTCACGGCCCCCACCCGCAGCGTCCGCTGGGCAGCCGGGCAGCGGCTCACGCACCTGGGCGGCGGCCAGTCCAGCTTCGCGGGCAGCCCGGACTTCCGCGTGCACAACATCCGCGTCGGGGCCGACCGCCTGCACGGCACGTGGACCGCGCCCGGCGGGACGCTCGACTTCAACGCCCTGACCGGCCCGGTCAGTGCCACGCGCGGCTTCCGCCCCGGTTACGTCCTCGCGGGCGGCACGCTGCGCCTGGAAGACGGCGGCGGCATCTGCCAGGTCAGCACGACCCTCTTCCGGGCGGCCCTGCGCGCCGGACTGCCCATCCCCGAACGGCACGCGCATTCCGTGCAGGTCGCCTACTACGGCCAGCCCGGCCTCGACGCGGCCGTGTACGCCGGATCGAAGAACCTGCGCGTCCGCAACGACACCGCCGGACCGCTGCTCGTGCAGTTCCGCTGGACGTCCGG contains:
- a CDS encoding sugar ABC transporter permease, which produces MTDVLRSSPTAAQRGPRQRLLARLWRHRGLYLMLLPGLLWFALFRYWPLWNAQIAFKDFQPVQGVLHSPWVGLSNFTQFFQSYYFTQLMTNTLVISFAKLLIGLPPAIILALAIHESSRKGLARVTQTVTYLPHFLSWVIVFGILLAMLSPGSGLVNKALVAAGGDPVSFLTDPGAFRAVVIFSDIWKETGWSAILFLAALIGISPSLYEAAEVDGATRWQRIRHISLPGMLDVIVLVTLLRLGHILDAGFYQIYVLYSLPVYSVADVIDTWVYRQGIQNFQFSLATAVGLFKGLIGLLMIVVANRVARRFAGQGLY
- a CDS encoding VanW family protein, whose translation is MNCRIWALLPLLAVSSAGALTVQVRWSVPEPRLVQGQVQRVTDHHARTVTLPDDLPGRPAAARTAELRRAGAELARAVNRAPQDIRFRLESGRWVGAARTGWTVTPAAAQAALTAALTSGGRAALPVQLTAPTRSVRWAAGQRLTHLGGGQSSFAGSPDFRVHNIRVGADRLHGTWTAPGGTLDFNALTGPVSATRGFRPGYVLAGGTLRLEDGGGICQVSTTLFRAALRAGLPIPERHAHSVQVAYYGQPGLDAAVYAGSKNLRVRNDTAGPLLVQFRWTSGQTLHADLFGRPDGRTVRVEGGPLKRLQVPPGPAFVRATDLAPGETRRIDMPATGGVTEVKRTVTFPSGTVRTDRFRSAYRPWGGVIAVPPQDPRL
- a CDS encoding VWA domain-containing protein; translated protein: MHIELRPLIPTLTAGQDTELVIHARLTPPTQAARTQTPPRLNLALVLDRSGSMSGQPLHMARLAAQTAVRQLRPTDHVSLVTFDDTVTTVIPPQPATDPDALSALIDTVTCGGMTALHAGWLEGATLCAQHLDPAALNRVLLLSDGGANVGETNPSVISNHVRGLTALGVSTSTIGLGEHYDDHLMQAVADAGDGNFEHIENPADLPRYFEQELQGLSRTSGHTVSLGIEPNPALGSRRHELLNDLPRTDTGRAKLPNLIQDRPTDLIFTVHVPAQPEASDVGITRIRLAWTDRSGQRHVQRAQLNLPVQPAGSPEPAENPDVRLLTERLRAARAREEAVAHAAAGAPEISRERLSREVRRLHALGIQGLHGEIGALTSLDQDFAQNVQLAQKRARSQSYNTRRSK
- a CDS encoding MerR family transcriptional regulator, which encodes MLGIEERWSGGIDALVSEANRLLAQLLPGDRAARLKDEMNPRLVRHYTTVGLLPAPTREGREARYGRAHLLGLLALRRLMADGLSGKALVGALLGRSEEELADLALTGVTGENPSAPPERSDASLTDSPGLLLLGNMKLPTNPAVAYLDGLRRPAERLARAVPETPSRVLPSPALPSPAPSRWGMRGILPRASDHASTRPGQVWRRVEVAPGLEVQVSADFRAPHSEARWADLLRRVRDVLEDSGT
- a CDS encoding LacI family DNA-binding transcriptional regulator encodes the protein MSAPVTIADVARLAGVSTVTVSKTLNNTGRISEETRARVLRAAQDLGYVANPAARRLRGARTNLVGMVIPELVSPYFAEVARAAAEAASSAGLDLGVFTTSRDPVRERERVAALSGGLADGLILVVPTDDPTHLAALERSRTPIVLISHFGIPTDLPNVRADSYHGARAATTHLLDLGHRRVGFIAGAAESSQAHERLRAYRDAMEERGLLDPDLIRPGNFTQRRGFEAARELLDLPSPPTAIFAASDATAFGAMDAVKDRGLRVPADISVVGFDDIAAASQSHPALTTVRHPIHDMSDSALRLLAGALAGEAVRGTVLDYPSELVVRETTAPPRSS
- a CDS encoding fasciclin domain-containing protein; amino-acid sequence: MKRTLIMTALMCSTTVFAGGGSMVPGGRTIAAIVANDPNFSTLLSAVQAAGLVDTLNGAGPYTVFAPTNAAFAKIPQADLQALLNDREKLRAVLLYHVVPGRVTSAQVTKLSSATTAEGSAVSISTSNGVRINDARVTRTDIGASNGVIHVIDTVLMPQ
- a CDS encoding carbohydrate ABC transporter permease, producing MTRTRHDRTFDRSVNAFLIAVLLITLIPLIYVLAVSITPLGRTPSLLPTAASLAAYAELLKQPALIRALGNSVFLTLSGVLISMILTVCTAYPLSRPDLPGRKFLTGVILFTFLFNAGLIPLYLVIRDLHLLNTYWALLLHGAVSVYNLLVMKNFFQNLPESLEEAAKIDGATDLQVLWHIVLPLSKPILLTIGLFYAVTQWNSFFEPVLYLSDARMMPLPVVLRDILTGLNSAEYVESAATTTAPPDALKMAAVVLTTIPMLLVYPWIQRYFTSGTLSGGVKG